From a region of the Thermus caldilimi genome:
- a CDS encoding glycoside hydrolase family 13 protein has protein sequence MAHYHDLEHIHPPLPELGEEVTLYLETEAKEGLLLYEKDGEIHKKPMERATGGLRVRVSVHASPFRYCFLLPEGFLGSHGLEKTLPRYDHFFHLLAGSLPPWWALGTVYYQIFPDRFRQGRKELAPKDGEWLLMGRPIRKKAWNEPPGPEGSWEFYGGDLLGILEALPHLEALGVETLYLTPIFQSPSSHRYDTEDYLRVDPHLGGEEALEALFQALEKRGMRLVLDGVFNHVGATHPWFQKALKDPESPERSMFTFYPDGSYAAFWGVKSMPKLDYASPLTQERFVHGKKAPIRYWMRLAHGFRLDVAHSIGEGGTNRKNARWLRALARAAKEERPDALVIGELSYDATPTLRAHTLDGAMHYAGFAYPVMEWLSGRDVHGRPVHLNAQEAWQVLWDHHQALPVQLRHSMYTLLSSHDIPRALWRLKGDVERFKLAYALLFAFPGSPAIYYGDEVGLSQPNPYAKWQGDPYCRAPFPWNESAWNREVLTLIRRLVKLKRTHPALRLGGLLPLDAGQGVLAFKRRYRGQEVWAFFAPEGARLTLPPGIDLVAEKEVAGEVETETSFLLFQPV, from the coding sequence ATGGCCCATTACCACGACCTCGAGCACATCCATCCCCCCCTGCCCGAGCTGGGAGAAGAGGTGACCCTCTACCTGGAAACCGAGGCCAAGGAAGGGCTCCTCCTGTACGAAAAGGACGGGGAGATCCACAAAAAACCCATGGAACGGGCCACGGGGGGCCTAAGGGTGCGGGTTTCCGTGCACGCAAGCCCCTTTCGCTACTGCTTCCTCCTGCCCGAGGGCTTCTTGGGCAGCCACGGCCTGGAAAAAACCCTTCCCCGCTACGACCATTTTTTTCACCTCCTGGCGGGATCCCTTCCCCCCTGGTGGGCCCTGGGCACCGTCTATTACCAGATCTTCCCCGACCGCTTCCGCCAGGGGCGAAAGGAGCTTGCCCCCAAGGATGGGGAATGGCTTCTCATGGGCAGGCCCATCCGCAAGAAGGCCTGGAACGAACCCCCGGGCCCGGAGGGATCGTGGGAGTTCTACGGAGGAGACCTCTTGGGCATCCTGGAAGCCCTTCCCCACCTGGAGGCCTTGGGGGTGGAAACCCTTTACCTTACGCCCATCTTCCAAAGCCCAAGTAGCCACCGCTACGACACGGAAGACTACCTGCGGGTGGACCCCCACCTGGGAGGAGAGGAGGCCCTGGAAGCCCTCTTCCAGGCTTTGGAAAAGAGGGGTATGCGCCTGGTGCTGGATGGCGTCTTCAACCATGTGGGGGCCACCCACCCTTGGTTTCAAAAGGCCCTGAAGGACCCGGAAAGCCCGGAACGGAGCATGTTCACCTTCTACCCCGATGGCTCCTATGCCGCCTTCTGGGGGGTAAAGTCCATGCCCAAGCTGGACTATGCCTCCCCCCTCACCCAGGAGCGCTTCGTCCACGGCAAAAAGGCTCCCATCCGCTACTGGATGCGCCTGGCCCACGGCTTCCGGCTGGATGTGGCCCACTCCATCGGGGAAGGGGGGACCAACCGCAAGAACGCCCGCTGGCTTCGCGCCCTGGCCCGGGCGGCCAAGGAAGAAAGGCCCGACGCTTTGGTGATCGGGGAACTCTCCTACGACGCCACCCCCACCCTAAGGGCCCATACCCTGGATGGGGCCATGCACTATGCGGGCTTCGCCTACCCCGTGATGGAGTGGCTTTCGGGAAGGGATGTGCACGGAAGGCCTGTCCACCTGAACGCCCAGGAGGCTTGGCAGGTGCTCTGGGACCACCACCAGGCCCTGCCCGTTCAACTTCGGCACAGCATGTACACCCTCCTCTCCTCCCACGACATCCCCCGCGCCCTTTGGCGGCTTAAGGGGGATGTGGAACGGTTCAAGCTGGCCTATGCCCTCCTCTTCGCCTTCCCGGGAAGCCCCGCCATCTACTACGGGGACGAGGTGGGCCTTTCCCAACCCAACCCCTACGCAAAGTGGCAAGGGGATCCCTACTGCCGGGCCCCCTTCCCCTGGAACGAAAGCGCATGGAACCGCGAGGTGCTGACCCTTATCCGCAGGCTGGTGAAGCTCAAGCGCACCCACCCTGCCCTGCGCCTGGGAGGGCTTCTTCCCTTAGACGCCGGCCAAGGGGTGTTGGCCTTCAAAAGGCGGTACCGAGGCCAGGAGGTCTGGGCCTTCTTCGCCCCGGAAGGAGCAAGGCTCACCCTTCCCCCCGGAATAGACCTCGTTGCTGAGAAGGAGGTGGCGGGGGAGGTGGAAACCGAAACCTCCTTCCTGTTATTCCAACCCGTATAA
- a CDS encoding endonuclease MutS2 gives MRDVLEVLEFPKVRALLAERAKTPLGRRLALALAPLSQEEAERRHQLTQEALAYPYTLPEAGTLEEAYQKAQGGARLSGLELLKGAQALEEALALKEELLPLQNLLSQVAAGIGDHGAFLTKVRKALDEEGAVRDEASPKLFAIRRELKPLRQQILDKLYALMDRHPEAIQDRFVTLRRERYCIPVRAGMAQRIPGLLLDESESGATLFIEPLSVVKLNNRLQALRLQEEEEVNRILRELSEALAADEELPGTLKALGLLDLVQAQAALARDLRLTRPRFGEAYELFQAFHPLIPNPVPNSLALDGERRLILISGPNMGGKTALLKTLGLAVLMAQSGLFVAAKKATLAWPDRVFADIGDEQSLQENLSTFAGHLRRLKEMLESATAQSLVLIDELGSGTDPEEGAALSQAILEALLTKGVKGLVITHLSPLKAFAQGQEGIENASMRFDLEGLRPTYQLVLGVPGRSYALAIARRLSLPEAVLKRAESLLPQGGRLEALLEELEAERLRLEEERSQLLSQLAQVETLRKRLEEREARFAEERSERLKALEEEIRQKLLKAEAELKALKEKAKTQGKKDALRELLALRERYARATPKAALEGPRGLEAGQMVEIPSLKRQGRLLELRGEEALVQVGPVKMTVKAKELTPLKAQETPKAIGLKPRREVKEVDLRGLTVEEALLEVDSALEEACALGLTTLRLLHGKGTGALRQAIREALRRDKRVETFADAPPHEGGHGVTVVVLKG, from the coding sequence GTGCGGGATGTCCTCGAGGTCCTGGAGTTCCCCAAGGTCCGCGCCCTCCTTGCGGAAAGGGCCAAGACCCCCCTGGGGCGAAGGCTGGCCTTGGCCCTTGCCCCCCTCTCCCAGGAGGAGGCGGAAAGGCGTCACCAGCTGACCCAGGAGGCCTTAGCCTATCCCTATACCCTTCCCGAGGCGGGAACCCTCGAGGAGGCCTACCAAAAGGCCCAAGGCGGGGCCAGGCTTTCGGGCCTCGAGCTCCTGAAAGGAGCCCAGGCCCTGGAGGAGGCCCTAGCCCTCAAGGAGGAGCTTCTTCCCCTACAAAACCTCCTGAGCCAGGTGGCAGCGGGCATCGGGGACCACGGGGCCTTTCTCACCAAGGTCAGGAAAGCCCTGGACGAGGAAGGAGCCGTGCGGGATGAGGCAAGCCCCAAGCTTTTCGCCATCCGCCGGGAACTCAAGCCCCTGCGCCAGCAGATCCTGGACAAACTCTACGCCCTCATGGACCGCCACCCCGAGGCGATCCAGGACCGGTTCGTCACCCTGCGCCGCGAGCGCTACTGCATCCCCGTGCGCGCGGGGATGGCCCAAAGGATCCCCGGCCTTCTCCTGGATGAGTCCGAATCCGGGGCCACCCTTTTCATCGAGCCCCTCTCCGTGGTGAAGCTGAACAACCGCCTCCAAGCCCTGCGCCTTCAGGAGGAGGAGGAGGTAAACCGTATCCTACGGGAGCTTTCCGAAGCCCTGGCGGCCGATGAGGAACTGCCCGGCACCCTTAAGGCCCTAGGCCTCCTGGACCTCGTCCAGGCCCAGGCAGCCCTGGCCCGGGATCTCCGCCTCACCCGGCCCCGCTTTGGGGAAGCTTACGAGCTTTTCCAAGCCTTCCACCCCCTCATCCCCAATCCCGTTCCCAACTCCCTGGCCCTGGACGGGGAAAGGCGCCTCATCCTCATCTCCGGCCCCAACATGGGGGGAAAGACGGCCCTGTTGAAAACCCTGGGCCTGGCGGTGCTCATGGCCCAGTCGGGGCTTTTCGTGGCGGCCAAGAAGGCCACCCTGGCCTGGCCCGACCGGGTCTTCGCCGACATCGGCGACGAGCAATCCCTTCAGGAAAACCTTTCCACCTTCGCCGGGCACTTAAGAAGGCTCAAAGAGATGCTGGAAAGCGCCACGGCCCAAAGCCTGGTCCTCATCGACGAGCTGGGCAGTGGCACCGACCCCGAGGAGGGAGCCGCCCTTTCCCAAGCCATCCTCGAGGCCCTCCTGACGAAGGGGGTCAAGGGCCTGGTCATCACCCACCTCTCCCCCCTGAAGGCCTTCGCCCAGGGACAGGAGGGCATAGAAAACGCCTCCATGCGCTTTGACCTGGAAGGCTTGCGCCCCACCTACCAGCTGGTCCTGGGGGTGCCCGGGCGGAGCTACGCCCTGGCCATCGCCAGGAGGCTTTCCCTGCCCGAGGCGGTGCTGAAGCGGGCGGAAAGCCTTCTGCCCCAAGGGGGAAGGCTGGAAGCCCTCCTGGAGGAGCTGGAGGCGGAAAGGTTACGCCTGGAGGAGGAAAGAAGCCAGCTCCTTTCCCAGCTGGCCCAGGTGGAGACCTTGAGGAAGCGGCTGGAGGAGCGGGAAGCCCGTTTTGCGGAGGAGCGTTCGGAAAGGCTCAAGGCCCTGGAGGAGGAGATCCGCCAGAAGCTCCTAAAGGCGGAGGCCGAGCTCAAAGCCCTCAAGGAAAAGGCCAAAACCCAGGGGAAAAAGGACGCCCTGCGGGAGCTTTTGGCCCTGAGGGAAAGGTATGCCAGGGCCACGCCCAAGGCTGCCTTGGAGGGGCCTAGGGGCCTCGAGGCGGGACAGATGGTGGAGATCCCCTCCCTGAAGCGTCAGGGAAGGCTTCTGGAGCTAAGGGGAGAGGAAGCCCTGGTCCAGGTGGGGCCGGTGAAGATGACGGTGAAGGCCAAGGAGCTCACCCCCCTTAAGGCCCAGGAAACCCCCAAGGCCATCGGCCTAAAGCCGCGAAGGGAGGTGAAGGAGGTGGACCTCAGGGGGCTTACCGTGGAGGAAGCCCTCCTGGAGGTGGACTCCGCCCTGGAGGAGGCCTGCGCCTTGGGCCTCACCACCCTGCGCCTCCTCCACGGCAAGGGTACCGGGGCCCTAAGGCAGGCCATCCGCGAGGCCCTAAGGCGGGACAAACGGGTGGAAACCTTCGCCGACGCTCCTCCCCACGAGGGGGGGCACGGGGTCACGGTGGTGGTGCTGAAGGGCTAG
- a CDS encoding acyl-CoA thioesterase: MEGFPVSVPVQVRFRDLDALGHVNNAVYLTYFEVARAAYFQRLERDWVEKGHFILARAEVDFLKPILLEDPVEVGVRVVRIGRSSFDMEYLLLARGEEAARGKTVQVWLEGGKPAPLPPVIRERIEALEGRSF; this comes from the coding sequence GTGGAGGGTTTTCCCGTATCCGTACCCGTACAGGTGCGCTTCCGCGACCTGGATGCCCTGGGGCATGTGAACAACGCGGTGTACCTCACCTACTTTGAGGTGGCCCGCGCCGCCTACTTCCAGAGATTGGAAAGGGACTGGGTGGAGAAGGGGCACTTCATTCTGGCCCGGGCGGAGGTGGACTTCCTGAAGCCCATCCTCCTCGAGGATCCCGTGGAGGTGGGGGTGCGGGTGGTGCGCATCGGGCGGAGCAGCTTTGACATGGAGTACCTCCTCCTGGCCAGGGGGGAGGAGGCCGCCCGGGGCAAGACGGTCCAGGTTTGGCTGGAAGGAGGCAAGCCCGCGCCTTTGCCCCCGGTCATCCGAGAGCGCATAGAGGCCCTGGAGGGCCGCTCCTTCTAG
- a CDS encoding M3 family oligoendopeptidase, giving the protein METTWDLTPLFPGLESPEFQAAWEGVRKRIDQLKEQVDQQAPLKEVLASLDALLEESTPLWAYLYARFSADTTDEAALAKLSELEVLFLDFQRLKPRLTRYLALQDPEEAGPYRILVEEAREEALHMMPEGEEVLAAELSLSGRQAWSKLHENLTSQITAVVDGEELPITQVRNLYFRPEEEVRKKAYQAELLAWERHEVPIAYALNGVKGEASVLNRRRGYRDDLEPSLHRNRITRKALMALLEAVRESLPLFRRYYLLKAKALGKERLDWWDLFAPIGKGRRWSLEEARDFIREKLATLVPNAAKVAETAFQERWMDLLPRKGKIGGAYCMGRGGGKSLILANYEESFESVSTLAHELGHAYHNFALARVPASLREVPMTLAETASIMNETLVVEAALKEVSPEEGLLILDAYLQGAAQVVVDIYSRFLFESWVFEGRKARELSPREFKELMLKAQKEAYGEVLATHHPYMWAVKGHYYGSDFYNYPYTFGLLFGLAVYQEAKEDPGFAGRYEELLATSGMYRAKELAARYGFDLESPAFWRKGFAVLAEKVEELERRLA; this is encoded by the coding sequence ATGGAAACCACGTGGGATCTGACCCCCCTTTTCCCCGGCCTGGAAAGCCCCGAGTTCCAGGCGGCCTGGGAAGGCGTGAGGAAGCGGATTGACCAGCTCAAGGAGCAGGTGGACCAACAAGCCCCTCTAAAGGAGGTCCTGGCCTCCCTGGACGCCCTTTTGGAGGAATCCACCCCCCTTTGGGCCTACCTCTACGCCCGCTTCAGCGCCGACACCACCGACGAGGCCGCTTTGGCCAAGCTCTCCGAGCTGGAGGTGCTCTTTTTGGACTTCCAGCGCCTCAAGCCCCGCCTCACCCGCTACCTGGCCCTGCAGGACCCGGAGGAGGCAGGGCCTTACCGCATCCTGGTGGAGGAGGCCCGGGAGGAAGCCCTGCACATGATGCCCGAGGGGGAAGAAGTCCTGGCGGCGGAGCTATCCCTTTCCGGACGCCAGGCCTGGTCCAAGCTCCACGAGAACCTCACCAGCCAGATCACCGCGGTGGTGGACGGGGAGGAGTTGCCCATCACCCAGGTGCGGAACCTCTACTTCCGCCCCGAGGAGGAGGTGCGCAAGAAGGCCTACCAGGCGGAGCTCCTGGCCTGGGAGCGCCATGAGGTGCCCATCGCTTACGCCCTAAACGGGGTCAAGGGGGAAGCCTCGGTCCTGAACCGCAGGCGGGGCTACCGGGACGACCTCGAGCCCAGCCTGCACCGAAACCGCATCACCCGGAAGGCCCTCATGGCGCTCCTGGAAGCGGTGCGGGAAAGCCTTCCCCTCTTCCGCCGCTACTACCTCCTGAAGGCCAAGGCTTTGGGCAAGGAAAGGCTGGACTGGTGGGACCTCTTTGCCCCCATCGGAAAGGGCCGCCGCTGGAGCCTGGAGGAGGCCCGGGACTTCATCCGGGAAAAGCTCGCCACCCTGGTCCCGAACGCCGCTAAAGTGGCGGAAACCGCATTCCAAGAACGCTGGATGGATCTCCTGCCCCGCAAGGGCAAGATCGGCGGGGCTTACTGCATGGGAAGGGGCGGGGGCAAAAGCCTCATCCTGGCCAACTACGAGGAAAGCTTTGAGTCGGTGTCCACCCTGGCTCACGAGCTGGGCCACGCCTACCACAACTTCGCCCTGGCCCGAGTGCCCGCCAGCCTGCGGGAGGTGCCCATGACCCTGGCAGAGACCGCCAGCATCATGAACGAAACCCTGGTGGTGGAGGCGGCCCTTAAGGAAGTTTCCCCGGAAGAAGGGCTTCTGATCCTGGACGCCTACCTGCAAGGAGCGGCCCAGGTGGTGGTGGACATCTATAGCCGCTTCCTCTTTGAGTCCTGGGTCTTTGAGGGAAGGAAGGCCCGGGAGCTTTCCCCCAGGGAGTTCAAGGAGCTCATGCTGAAGGCCCAGAAGGAGGCCTACGGGGAGGTCCTCGCCACCCACCACCCCTACATGTGGGCGGTGAAGGGGCATTACTACGGCTCCGACTTCTACAACTACCCCTACACCTTCGGCCTCCTCTTCGGCTTGGCCGTGTACCAGGAGGCCAAGGAGGACCCGGGTTTCGCCGGGCGCTACGAGGAGCTTCTGGCCACCTCGGGCATGTACCGGGCCAAGGAGCTGGCGGCCCGCTACGGCTTTGACCTGGAAAGCCCCGCCTTCTGGCGAAAGGGGTTTGCGGTTCTGGCCGAGAAGGTGGAGGAGCTGGAGAGGAGGCTTGCCTAG
- a CDS encoding arsenate reductase ArsC → MRLLVLCTHNSARSQMAEGWFRHWAREMGVDLEVHSAGTEKTFVKEEARQVMAEVGIDLTGHFSKTLFELPDPWNFHLVLTVCDTAKEACPAYPAKTEKRHVSFPDPSGRPLEEWRRVRDALGRMARHLVENLKVGRIPTDEELEEAAR, encoded by the coding sequence ATGCGCCTTTTGGTTCTTTGCACCCACAACTCCGCCCGCAGCCAGATGGCGGAGGGCTGGTTCCGGCACTGGGCCAGGGAAATGGGAGTGGACCTCGAGGTCCACTCCGCCGGCACCGAGAAAACCTTCGTCAAGGAAGAAGCCCGGCAGGTGATGGCCGAGGTGGGGATTGACCTTACGGGGCACTTCTCCAAAACCCTTTTTGAGCTCCCCGATCCCTGGAACTTCCACCTGGTTCTCACCGTGTGCGACACCGCTAAGGAAGCCTGCCCCGCCTACCCCGCCAAGACGGAAAAGCGCCATGTTTCCTTCCCCGATCCCTCGGGAAGACCCCTGGAGGAATGGCGCAGGGTGCGGGACGCCCTCGGGCGCATGGCCCGCCACCTGGTGGAAAACCTGAAAGTGGGGCGCATCCCCACAGACGAGGAACTGGAGGAAGCTGCAAGGTAG
- the ubiE gene encoding bifunctional demethylmenaquinone methyltransferase/2-methoxy-6-polyprenyl-1,4-benzoquinol methylase UbiE: protein MFAEIAPRYDLLNRLLSFGADLRWRRRAVALALEKNPRRILDLATGTGDLALMLKRKAPTAQVVGADFAPPMLEIARRKALAQSLAVEFLEADALSLPFPKGSFEAITIAFGFRNFADYRKALLELRRVLAPGGRLVILEFPPPPRGVFGLVYRVYFQRLLPFLGGVVSGSFGAYRYLPESVEAFPPPETLKAMMEEAGFKVRYELLTFGVAAIHIGDLEAGSAR, encoded by the coding sequence ATGTTTGCGGAGATCGCCCCCCGCTACGACCTTTTGAACCGGCTTCTTTCCTTTGGCGCCGATCTTCGCTGGCGCAGGCGGGCGGTGGCCCTGGCTTTGGAAAAAAATCCCCGGCGCATTCTGGACCTGGCCACGGGCACGGGGGATCTGGCCCTTATGTTGAAGAGGAAGGCGCCCACGGCTCAGGTGGTGGGGGCGGACTTCGCCCCGCCCATGCTGGAGATCGCCCGCAGGAAAGCCCTTGCGCAGAGCCTCGCGGTGGAGTTTCTGGAAGCCGATGCCCTGTCCCTTCCTTTCCCCAAAGGAAGCTTTGAGGCCATCACCATCGCCTTCGGTTTTCGTAACTTCGCCGACTACCGTAAGGCTCTTCTCGAGCTCCGCCGGGTCCTGGCCCCGGGGGGGCGGCTGGTCATCCTGGAGTTTCCCCCGCCTCCCCGGGGGGTCTTTGGCCTGGTTTACCGGGTTTACTTCCAGCGGCTCCTCCCCTTCCTGGGGGGGGTGGTCTCGGGGAGCTTCGGGGCCTACCGCTACTTGCCGGAAAGCGTGGAGGCCTTTCCCCCGCCGGAAACCTTAAAGGCCATGATGGAGGAAGCAGGCTTCAAGGTGCGCTACGAACTCCTCACCTTCGGGGTGGCGGCCATCCACATCGGGGACCTCGAGGCCGGGTCGGCCCGATAG
- a CDS encoding ABC transporter permease translates to MWKDRKRLGILVALGGGVLLLLWYLAPWAVPHRLFGGEGVLLSPFGHHLPQGTLPPGYRDGWLPWVFYPSLAWLALTLVLAWTPKPARKLYLLGILGLGLFLLTYLLFQASVAQVNAGTERPILRRYTLGLGSYATLAYSLYLLLLARLFSPGGLAFLVRRRGVVVPLFSLLLASLLGGVIVAVMKGAPGEAQTLREAWMLKLDLITYTYQLLYSPLVNPSGFLQSLLLATPLIFTGLAVALGFRGGLFNIGAPGQLILGAIAAMLVGVYLPGPRWLVLPLAILAAALAGGLWGALPGWLKARFGAHEVINTIMLNYIAASLFLFLISSNEYKFFGNTLYLPFKYPGYEARSYEIRPEARIPHWTELVAPGGELSFALPLALLLGLLGYFLTRKSLGHRVLMGLLAGVVGYWVGGLLPGPAVNFGPDLTSVRLNGAFLLALLALLFFHFYVFRTVGGYELRAMGLAPKAAEYGGVLAGRKMVLIMFLAGALAGLAATHYVLGGGIDEYRLKQSLPYSVGFDGIAVALMGQNTPLGVGLAAWLFGILLTGGLQVNLQLGISRELVAVLQALIVLFIAAGGFLPRYFTDPLRAAEVELREESRKREEREETP, encoded by the coding sequence GTGTGGAAGGACCGTAAGCGCCTGGGAATCCTGGTGGCCTTGGGGGGAGGGGTTCTCCTCCTCCTCTGGTACCTGGCGCCCTGGGCGGTACCCCATCGCCTTTTTGGCGGCGAGGGCGTGCTTCTAAGCCCCTTCGGCCACCACTTGCCCCAAGGAACCCTGCCCCCGGGTTACCGGGATGGCTGGCTCCCTTGGGTCTTCTATCCCTCCTTGGCCTGGCTGGCCCTCACCCTGGTCCTGGCCTGGACTCCTAAGCCCGCCCGGAAGCTTTACCTCCTGGGGATCCTGGGCCTAGGCCTCTTCCTCCTCACCTACCTGCTCTTCCAAGCCAGCGTGGCCCAGGTGAACGCGGGTACGGAAAGGCCCATCCTCAGGCGGTACACCCTTGGGCTTGGCAGCTACGCCACCTTGGCCTATAGCCTCTACCTCCTCCTCCTGGCGCGGCTTTTCTCCCCTGGGGGGCTGGCCTTTCTGGTGCGCCGCCGGGGGGTGGTGGTGCCCCTTTTCTCCCTCCTCTTGGCCTCCTTGTTGGGCGGCGTCATCGTGGCGGTGATGAAGGGGGCACCGGGGGAAGCCCAGACCCTCAGGGAAGCCTGGATGTTGAAGCTGGACCTCATCACCTACACCTACCAGCTCCTCTATAGCCCCTTGGTCAACCCCTCAGGCTTCCTGCAAAGCCTCCTCCTGGCCACTCCCCTGATCTTCACCGGCTTGGCCGTGGCTTTAGGCTTCCGCGGGGGACTTTTCAACATCGGGGCCCCAGGGCAGCTCATCCTGGGGGCCATCGCCGCCATGCTGGTGGGCGTGTACCTGCCAGGGCCCAGGTGGCTGGTACTGCCCCTCGCCATCCTGGCCGCCGCTTTGGCCGGGGGGCTATGGGGTGCCCTGCCCGGCTGGCTCAAGGCCCGCTTCGGGGCCCACGAGGTGATCAACACCATCATGCTGAACTACATCGCCGCAAGCCTCTTCCTCTTCCTCATCTCCTCCAACGAGTACAAGTTCTTCGGCAACACCCTATACCTTCCCTTCAAGTACCCCGGGTACGAGGCCCGGAGCTACGAGATCCGACCCGAGGCCCGCATCCCCCACTGGACCGAGCTGGTGGCCCCAGGGGGGGAGCTTTCCTTCGCCCTGCCCTTGGCCCTCCTCCTGGGCCTACTGGGCTACTTCCTCACCAGGAAAAGCCTGGGCCACCGGGTGCTCATGGGCCTCCTGGCCGGGGTGGTGGGGTACTGGGTGGGGGGGCTTCTTCCGGGGCCTGCGGTGAACTTCGGCCCCGACCTCACCTCGGTGCGGCTCAACGGGGCCTTCCTTTTGGCCCTTTTGGCCCTCCTCTTCTTCCACTTCTACGTCTTCCGCACCGTAGGGGGATACGAGCTCAGGGCCATGGGCCTGGCCCCCAAGGCGGCGGAGTACGGGGGGGTGCTGGCCGGACGGAAGATGGTCCTCATCATGTTCCTGGCGGGGGCCTTGGCGGGCTTAGCCGCCACCCACTACGTGCTGGGCGGAGGGATTGACGAGTACCGCTTGAAGCAATCCCTTCCCTACTCCGTGGGCTTTGACGGCATCGCCGTAGCCCTCATGGGCCAGAACACCCCCTTGGGGGTGGGCCTAGCCGCCTGGCTTTTCGGCATCCTCCTCACGGGCGGGTTGCAGGTGAACCTGCAGCTCGGTATCAGCCGGGAACTGGTGGCGGTGCTTCAGGCCTTGATCGTTCTCTTCATCGCCGCAGGGGGCTTTTTACCCCGCTACTTCACCGACCCCCTGCGGGCAGCCGAGGTGGAGCTTAGGGAAGAAAGCCGAAAGCGAGAGGAAAGGGAGGAGACCCCATGA
- a CDS encoding ABC transporter permease has product MNLDAAFWIALFFSTLRQTTPLLLTALGGMFSERSGVVNIALEGIILFGALTAAVVVERVEHTLGPGPHPWLPWLGVLSAMLVGGLVALVHAVVSIKYRADQIISATAINLLALGAPSLVLTYFYGNATNSKEVANRLPLWGPEGFALSPLVYLAFLLVPVAWWVLFKTPFGLRLRAVGEHPEAADTLGINVYRMRYVGVVLSGVLAGLAGAYLAIGFLNQFVRGMSAGMGFISLAAMIFGKWHPLGILFATLLFGFASALAIQLQGTEILPAVLVQAFPYVVTVLVLAGFMGKSRPPAAVGRPYEK; this is encoded by the coding sequence ATGAACCTGGACGCTGCCTTTTGGATCGCCCTCTTCTTCTCCACCCTGCGCCAGACCACGCCCCTTTTGCTCACCGCCTTGGGGGGGATGTTCTCCGAAAGGAGCGGGGTGGTGAACATCGCCCTCGAGGGCATCATCCTCTTCGGAGCCCTCACCGCCGCGGTGGTGGTGGAAAGGGTGGAACACACCTTGGGCCCTGGCCCCCATCCCTGGCTTCCCTGGCTTGGGGTCCTAAGCGCCATGCTGGTGGGAGGGCTGGTGGCCCTGGTGCATGCGGTGGTCTCCATCAAATACCGGGCGGACCAAATCATCAGCGCCACCGCCATCAACCTCCTGGCTCTGGGGGCCCCCAGCCTGGTGCTCACCTACTTCTACGGCAACGCCACCAACTCCAAGGAGGTGGCAAACCGCCTGCCCCTTTGGGGCCCCGAGGGTTTTGCCCTCTCCCCCTTGGTCTACCTGGCCTTCCTCTTGGTGCCCGTGGCCTGGTGGGTCCTCTTCAAGACCCCCTTTGGCCTGCGGCTTAGGGCCGTGGGCGAGCATCCCGAAGCCGCCGACACCCTGGGGATCAACGTCTACCGCATGCGCTACGTGGGAGTGGTCCTCTCCGGGGTCTTGGCAGGCCTCGCCGGGGCCTACCTGGCCATCGGCTTCCTCAACCAGTTCGTGCGGGGCATGTCCGCGGGGATGGGGTTCATCTCCCTGGCGGCCATGATCTTCGGGAAGTGGCACCCCTTGGGCATCCTCTTCGCCACCTTGCTCTTCGGCTTCGCCAGCGCCCTAGCCATCCAGCTTCAGGGCACGGAGATCCTGCCCGCGGTCTTGGTGCAGGCCTTCCCCTATGTGGTCACCGTTCTGGTGCTGGCGGGCTTCATGGGCAAGAGCCGGCCCCCGGCGGCGGTGGGAAGGCCCTACGAGAAGTGA
- a CDS encoding PSP1 domain-containing protein has protein sequence MTVGVRFRTPVLRYFRFQGDPPPLEAYVVVRTSRGLEVGKVRTSPRKEKEAGEVVRLATKEDLDLASRLRARAEEVAFYLRARLQEEGVRAKVLGCDFTLDGRHLSVHYAAEERVNLKRFTRELSERFGARVEFLAEGPREEAAYLGTLGACGMESCCSTWLQGFTQVSIKLARDQGLPLNPEKISGPCGRLLCCLAYEHPVYQELLAELPRRNARVCTKEGVCGKVQKVNPLKGTIELLLEEGKAVEVSKEELA, from the coding sequence ATGACCGTGGGCGTCCGCTTCCGTACCCCCGTGCTGCGCTACTTCCGCTTCCAGGGGGATCCCCCGCCCCTGGAGGCGTATGTGGTGGTGCGCACCAGCCGGGGCCTGGAGGTGGGCAAGGTGCGCACCTCACCCCGCAAGGAGAAGGAGGCTGGGGAGGTGGTGCGCCTGGCCACCAAGGAGGATCTGGACCTGGCCTCGAGGCTCCGGGCCAGGGCCGAGGAGGTGGCCTTTTACCTGCGGGCCCGCCTTCAGGAAGAAGGGGTGAGGGCCAAGGTCCTGGGGTGCGACTTTACCCTGGATGGCCGGCACCTTTCCGTGCACTACGCCGCGGAGGAGCGGGTGAACCTCAAGCGCTTTACCCGGGAGCTTTCCGAGCGCTTCGGGGCCCGGGTGGAGTTTTTGGCCGAGGGCCCCCGGGAGGAGGCCGCCTACCTGGGCACCTTGGGCGCCTGCGGGATGGAGTCTTGCTGCTCCACCTGGCTCCAGGGTTTCACCCAGGTTTCCATCAAGCTGGCCCGCGACCAGGGGCTTCCCCTGAACCCCGAGAAGATCTCGGGTCCTTGCGGCCGACTCCTTTGCTGCCTGGCTTACGAGCATCCCGTGTACCAGGAGCTTTTGGCGGAGCTTCCCCGCAGGAATGCCCGGGTCTGCACCAAGGAGGGGGTGTGCGGCAAGGTGCAGAAGGTGAACCCCTTGAAGGGGACCATAGAACTCCTCCTGGAGGAGGGGAAGGCGGTGGAGGTGTCCAAGGAGGAACTGGCCTGA